A region from the Cyprinus carpio isolate SPL01 chromosome A8, ASM1834038v1, whole genome shotgun sequence genome encodes:
- the LOC109056382 gene encoding uncharacterized protein LOC109056382 codes for MEVANEEAASKVYAVLMEPESETVNRLRTKYQSLRRQVCLIQSISVFLCFSCCLFTLLYHAFPQTCTENGTKETSKFEMQHQDFESQSREETNPTQRVTSFIRLTVKNDVNFTKDGFVPWMDTPEYSSPSHTRYFILEEDNESLKVLHDGTYKVSLQITYRKLSEKPEKDEIFLQHDIRLDTDGYPHPLPLLTHCETVNITHWRKSLFSEGIFYFNSGDRLKVWSNNLILIDVGEKFVQKTVFVVYPHFTP; via the exons ATGGAGGTGGCAAACGAAGAAGCAGCCAGTAAAGTCTACGCAGTTTTAATGGAGCCCGAGTCCGAGACCGTGAACCGTTTGAGGACAAAGTACCAGTCACTGCGGCGACAGGTGTGTTTAATCCAGTCCATCAGCGTGTTCCTCTGCTTCAGCTGCTGCCTGTTCACGCTCCTGTATCACGCGTTCCCGCAGACCTGCACG GAAAATGGAACTAAGGAGACATCTAAATTTG AAATGCAGCATCAAGATTTTGAATCGCAAAGCAGAGAAGAAACGAACCCGACACAAAGAGTGACATCTTTCATTCGCCTGACAG TTAAAAATGATGTCAATTTCACGAAAGACGGATTTGTGCCATGGATGGATACACCAGAGTATTCGTCACCAAGCCATACCAGATACTTCATCTTGGAAGAAGATAATGAATCTCTGAAAGTCCTTCATGACGGAACATACAAGGTTTCTTTGCAGATTACGTACAGAAAATTAAGTGAAAAGCcagaaaaagatgaaatatttctGCAACATGATATTCGTCTTGATACTGATGGATATCCTCATCCCCTGCCCCTGCTCACCCACTGCGAAACAGTGAACATTACACACTGGAGGAAAAGTCTGTTTTCTGAAGGTATTTTTTACTTCAATTCTGGGGACAGACTCAAGGTGTGGTCCAATAATCTGATCCTCATTGATGTTGGAGAAAAATTTGTGCAAAAAACAGTCTTTGTGGTGTATCCTCATTTTACCCCGTGA